The following are encoded in a window of Megachile rotundata isolate GNS110a chromosome 2, iyMegRotu1, whole genome shotgun sequence genomic DNA:
- the me31B gene encoding ATP-dependent RNA helicase me31b, giving the protein MMTETHINSNHVLNSGLNTKSEIDKMDDVGWKAKLKIPPKDKRIKTSDVTDTRGNEFEEFCLKRELLMGIFEKGWEKPSPIQEASIPIALSGKDILARAKNGTGKTGAYSIPVLEQVDPRKDVIQALVIVPTRELALQTSQICIELAKHMDIKVMVTTGGTDLRDDIMRIYQKVQVIIATPGRILDLMDKNVANMDHCKILVLDEADKLLSQDFKGMLDHVISRLPHERQILLYSATFPLTVKQFMEKHLRDPYEINLMEELTLKGVTQYYAFVQERQKVHCLNTLFSKLQITQSIIFCNSTQRVELLAKKITDLGYCCYYIHAKMAQAHRNRVFHDFRAGLCRNLVSSDLFTRGIDVQAVNVVINFDFPKMAETYLHRIGRSGRFGHLGIAINLITYEDRFNLHRIEQELGTEIKPIPKVIDPSLYVARPEDNNSMEEGNVSK; this is encoded by the exons ATGATGACAGAAACACACATAAATTCCAATCATGTTTTAAATTCTGGTTTGAATACCAAATCAGAAATAGACAAAATGGACGATGTAGGTTGGAAagccaaattaaaaattccaccaAAGGACAAACGAATTAAAACTAGT GATGTTACTGATACTCGTGGCAATGAATTCGAAGAGTTTTGCCTAAAACGAGAATTATTGATGGGCATCTTTGAGAAAGGCTGGGAAAAGCCTTCCCCAATTCAAGAAGCCAGCATTCCCATTGCATTGTCAGGTAAAGATATTCTGGCTCGTGCAAAAAATGGGACTGGCAAAACTGGGGCTTATTCAATTCCAGTGCTAGAACAG GTTGATCCACGAAAAGATGTGATTCAGGCACTGGTTATTGTACCCACTAGAGAATTAGCTCTTCAAACATCACAAATTTGCATTGAACTGGCAAAACACATGGACATAAAAGTAATGGTAACTACTGGAGGAACAGACTTACGAGATGACATCATGAGGATTTACCAAAAAG TGCAAGTAATAATAGCAACGCCAGGAAGAATTCTTGACCTCATGGATAAGAATGTTGCTAATATGGATCATTGTAAAATTCTAGTTTTGGACGAAGCAGATAAGCTTCTGTCACAAGATTTTAAAGGAATGTTGGATCATGTCATTTCTAg attACCACATGAACGTCAGATACTGCTGTATTCAGCCACATTTCCTCTGACAGTAAAACAGTTTATGGAGAAACACTTAAGAGATCCATACGAGATTAATTTAATGGAGGAACTCACATTGAAAGGTGTAACACAGTATTATGCCTTTGTACAAGAACGACAAAAAGTTCATTGTCTTAACACACTGTTCTCCAAG TTGCAAATAACACAAAGTATAATATTCTGCAATTCAACGCAACGTGTTGAATTACTCGCGAAAAAAATAACGGATCTTGGATACTGCTGTTATTATATACACGCGAAAATGGCGCAGGCACACCGAAATCGCGTGTTTCATGATTTTCGAGCAGGATTATGCAGAAACTTG GTGAGCAGTGATTTGTTTACTCGTGGTATTGACGTACAAGCAGTGAACGTCGTAATCAATTTTGactttccaaaaatggcagagaCATATTTGCATCGTATTGGCCGATCAGGACGATTCGGTCACTTAGGTATAGCAATTAACCTAATCACATACGAAGATCGTTTTAACTTACATCGTATCGAACAAGAGCTTGGAACAGAAATTAAACCTATTCCAAAGGTAATAGATCCAAGTTTGTACGTAGCAAGACCAGAAGACAACAATAGTATGGAAGAGGGTAATGTGTCCAAGTAG
- the LOC100877101 gene encoding uncharacterized protein LOC100877101 — protein sequence MPRCLIKSMTRYRKNNSSTEESELPWTPPSSVDAKRKNQAKESSSKCSNIWTSSKLPIVTRYTFNKGANMLWNKELLGDLGGMRFSVLENATLSTGGDTMFNNDRKTVGPINEQMVEKMPLSSSMTNLEYPVNVGNDEIKVAVNLNRTFDGTDMQSTSQALYLASNKKQIDSTQSQYFNNLNKSSVDNAQNWKRNKTMHYCPYCRKSFDRPWVLKGHLRLHTGERPFSCPVCHKSFADRSNLRAHQRTRNHHQWQWRCGECFKAFSQRRYLERHCPEACRKYRISQRREQHCS from the exons ATGCCGCGATGTTTGATCAAATCGATGACAAGATACAGAAAGAACAACAGTTCGACCGAAG AGTCCGAATTACCATGGACTCCACCATCATCGGTTGACGCGAAACGAAAAAATCAAGCTAAAGAGAGTTCCTCAAAATGCAGCAATATTTGGACGTCGTCAAAGCTGCCAATCGTAACACGATACACATTCAACAAAGGAGCCAACATGTTGTGGAACAAGGAAttattgggagatttaggaggGATGCGTTTCTCCGTGTTAGAGAACGCTACATTATCGACTGGTGGTGATACCATGTTTAATAACGATCGAAAGACCGTGGGTCCAATTAATGAGCAAATGGTAGAGAAAATGCCATTGTCGTCGAGCATGACAAATCTAGAATACCCGGTGAACGTAGGAAACGACGAAATTAAAGTCGCAGTCAATTTGAATAGAACATTCGATGGGACTGATATGCAATCGACTTCGCAAGCGTTGTACCTGGCTTCGAACAAAAAGCAAATTGATTCTACACAAAGTCAGTATTTCAACAACCTAAATAAATCGAGTGTGGATAACGCTCAGAATTGGAAACGGAATAAAACTATGCATTATTGTCCATACTGTCGTAAAAGTTTCGACCGTCCGTGGGTACTGAAGGGTCATTTGCGTCTTCATACAGGCGAACGGCCTTTCTCGTGTCCAGTGTGTCACAAATCTTTTGCTGATCG ATCAAATTTACGCGCTCATCAGAGGACACGAAATCACCACCAATGGCAATGGCGATGTGGCGAATGCTTCAAAGCATTTTCACAAAGACGATATTTAGAACGACATTGTCCCGAAGCAtgtagaaaatatagaatatcTCAAAGAAGGGAACAACATTGTAGTTAA